The Deltaproteobacteria bacterium genome segment GCAGCGCCGTGTCCGCGCTGACGCCCCGCTGTCCGTTCAGGATCATCGTCACGCGGTTCACCGGGACTCCCAGCGCGTTTGCCAGGGCGTTGGCCGGTAGGCCGAGTGCGTCGAGTTCGTCGCGCAGTATCTCGCCGGGATGCACCGGCCTCATTCCGTTCCTAGAGTCCATGTTCGACCCCTATTTCAGTGATAGTCCACAATCTCCACCTCGCACGGTCCGTCATCGGTCCAGACGAAGCAGATTCGCCACTGATCGTTGATCCGAATGCTGTACTGTCCAGCGCGGTCACCGCGCAGCGCCTCAAGCCGGTTACCCCGCAACGCGGAAAGGTCTCGCAGCGTCTCCGCGCTGTCCAGCAAGACCAGACGGCGCGCCGCCTGAAAGGCGAACCCCTGAAACGCCGCGACGCGATGCCCTTCGAAGAAGCGCTGCGTCTCCCGGTTCCTGAAACTCCGGATCATGTGCGCCACACTCTAATTCATTTTACGTCCTCCGTAAATCCATGTCGTGGATCATCGGTTTGACCACGGACCACGGCTAGGAGAAGTCTCTTGTTGATGACAGCATTCTTTGGTACACCCGACTTCCGGCACTTCTCGGGCCCGTCTTCGAAGGCCGGAGAGCATCTCCTCAACGAGCAGGGCAACCTCCTCGGCAACTTCCCCTGTATGGCGAAATGACTTCCTCAACCGCGGACGACGACCTTGTGAGCCGAGCTGCCGCCATTCACGACCGTGTTCTTACCGTGGACACGCACGTGGACATCCCGCCCGACTTCGGCACCGAAAACTACGACCCCAGGGAGGCGAAGAGAGGACGGGGACAGATCGACCTGGTGGGCATGGAGCACGGCGGACTGGACGCGGTGTTCTTCATCGTCTACGTGGGCCAGGGCGAACGCAACGCGGCCGGCTATGCCCGGGCCATGGCGGACGCCTTCGCCAAGTTCGCGGCCATCCGGCGCATGACCGACGTGCAGTACCCCGAGGCCATCAGTCTGGCGCGCTCGGCCGCCGACGTGCGCCGCATTCATGGCGAAGGGCGGCTGGCGGCGCTCATCGGCATCGAGAACGGCCATGCCCTGGGCCGCGACCTGCGGCTCCTGGATACGTATCACGACTTCGGCGCGCGCTACCTGGGCCTGCTGCACAACGGCCACAACGATCTCGGCGACTCGGCCGTGCCCTACCCGCGCCTCAAGGACACGCCCGCCGAGCACGGCGGCCTGACGGACTTCGGCCGCGCCGCGGTGGCGCGCGCCAACGACCTGGGCATCATGGTGGACGTCTCCCACGCGGCCATGACCACGGCCCTGGACGCCATCCGCGCCTCCCGCGCGCCGGTGATCGCGTCCCACTCCAGCGTCAAGGGCGTCTACGACCATACCCGGAACCTGTCCGACGAGGCCCTGACCGCCATCCGCGACAACGGCGGCGTCGCCCAGATGGTGGCCTTCGACGCCTACCTGCGGCCCGTGTCCGGCGAGCGGCAGTCGGCGCTCCGCGCCCTCAGGACCGAGATGGGCATCAAGGGTTTCACTGACTTCGAACGGTTGAGCGACGAGAAACGCGAAGCCTGGCACACCCGCCGGCAAAAGATCGACCGCGAGTGGCCCAAGGCGTCCGTGAAGGATTTCGCCGACCACATCGACTACGCGGTCAACCTGGCGGGCATCGACCACGTCGGCATCGCGTCGGACTTCAACGGAGGCGGCGGCATCGCCGGCTGGGACAACGCCCGCGACACCCTCAACGTCACCGTCGAACTGGTGCGCCGGGGTTACGGCGAGGACCAAATCGCCCGGCTGTGGGGCGGCAACCTGCTGCGGGTGATGGAGGCGGTGGAGGGGTTTTCGCGGAACCGGGGCGGCACGTCAGAAGGATGGTGACGTGCCGTTGATCCGAGTGAGCGCGCCCGTCGGCTGGTTGGTCGCAGGATGCGGTGCCACGGTCGCCGGGGTTTCTCTCCTTTTTCTGCTCTCGGTAGAAGTGGGGATCGCGGTCACGTTGCTCGGCGCCGGGGCGCTGGGTTTCTCGGTGGGCCTCACGCGCTCCGCCACCGTTGACGGAAGGCTTGTCACGGAAATCGAGCAGCACATCGACGGACTGCGTGAGCGCGATCTGAGGGAGGTTGAGAAGCGCTGGCTCGCTGAGGGGGTGTCGCCGGTGGAGCAGGGCTGGAGCGCGCTCCAGCGGTCGCATGGCTCCGAAACGGACGGGCCGCCGTCGGAGTTGGACGCTCAACTCGGGCGAATGATCCAGGCCCGCTGCGACCGCGTCTGGGACGGTATCCGCGACCGGCGCTACGTGAAGCAAGAGGACGGGGAAGTCACCGGCATCGACGGCCGTGTCATTTTCGAGGAATTCCGCGATGTCGTGAAGGAAGTCGCCCGGCTGTACGGGAAGGATGCGGAGAAGGCGGAACTCGATGCGCGCATCGGTGATATCGCGTTGGCCGCACGGTCCGCCATCGGCGACCTTCTCCAGGTGGCGCAGCAGGTGCCGGTCGTCAACGTCACGGGGTGGACCGTAAGGGAAGTCGTGACGCGGCTCGAACAAGTGCAGAAGGCGCGCAACCTCTACCGGATGTACACCCCCTGGCAGCATTATGTGCGCGGCGCGACGATGGCCGCTCGCGTTGCCCTCGGTGCGAACCCGGTTACGCTGGCGGCGTCGGTGCTCGCCTGGGAGGCGTTTTCGCGGGTGGGCAAGCACGTCGTCAAGACGTACGCCGAGGCTTGGCTGAAGGAGCTCCTGGAGGGTTCCGTCGCGCTGGTCTACTTGCAGGTGGCGCGCACATACGATGGGCGCCTCACATATCGGAGCGCCGACTGGCTGGCGCTCGTCGAGGCGCTGCGCATTCACAATCTGGTTCCGGGCATCGACCACAACCGCAAGCTCCTGTCCGACCGCATTCTGCGCGCGCGGATTCCGGACGAGTTCGCCAAGTTGGCGCTGCTGCGCGCCCTTGCCGCCGACGGTGAACCGGACGCCACGCTGACCCCGCCCGTCGACTTCGCGTCCCTGCGCCCCGCGCAGCGCCAGGCGATTGCCGGGTGTCTCGGCGAGATCCTGCGGGACATGCGTGGTTTGAATGAGCCGAAGGCCAGCCAGGCGATAGAAGAAATGGAAAAGGCGCTGTCGATAGGTCTGCGGGTCGATCTGATCGATGCCGGCAGCCGCGAGGAGATACGCATCGAGGAAGGATTCATTCAACTGGCGATGCTTGCCCGCGAGTGGTGTCGACTCGGCCTCGGGGAAGCGCGGCAGGTTATCGAAGGCAGCGCGTTCGCCATCGCGGCGCGCAAGTGCATCGGTGACGCCGACGTCGCCCGCGAGCTGTTGGAGAAGGCGCTGTCGATCGCCTTCGACGATGGCGGCCTCGACTCGGACGGCGTGGCGGAAAGGGAGCAACAGTTGATCGAGCCACCGCGCGATCTGGTCGGAGACCCCTTGGCGGAACCACTGGTCGCGTCTTTCGTCGATCTACTGGCGACGAAGGCGGCGTCGGACTGGCCGGTCGAGCACGACCATATGGTGCTGCTCAATGCTTCGGTGTTGCTCCCGGAGCGCAAGCAGGTCACCGCGCTCTGGTCAGGATACCTGAAGGCGGTGGAGTCGCGGCTGCGTGATCGCGTGGAGCACGGGAGGCTGTCGATCATCCCGCCACGGTCGGCGCCGGCGATCCTCCGGCAGATCGGCGACCCGGAACCGCCTGCACCCGCGGGGCGCGTCGTCACTTCGGACGTTCGGACTCGTGCCGTCGCGGTGTTCGAAGCGTCGTCCGGCAACGCGCGGGCGCGTTGGGTGCTCCTGTTTGCTGACCGCATCGTTGTAGGGGAGGTGCCGAAGGAGGAACTCTCACTCGACGACGGCGAGTCGACCACCTACCTCAAGGACGAGGTTCGTTTCTACCGTTTGGCACGCCCC includes the following:
- a CDS encoding HigA family addiction module antitoxin; this translates as MDSRNGMRPVHPGEILRDELDALGLPANALANALGVPVNRVTMILNGQRGVSADTALRLARYFGTTPQLWMNLQKTWELRRAEIEAGREIAERVTPRQPVA
- a CDS encoding type II toxin-antitoxin system RelE/ParE family toxin — its product is MIRSFRNRETQRFFEGHRVAAFQGFAFQAARRLVLLDSAETLRDLSALRGNRLEALRGDRAGQYSIRINDQWRICFVWTDDGPCEVEIVDYH
- a CDS encoding dipeptidase codes for the protein MSRAAAIHDRVLTVDTHVDIPPDFGTENYDPREAKRGRGQIDLVGMEHGGLDAVFFIVYVGQGERNAAGYARAMADAFAKFAAIRRMTDVQYPEAISLARSAADVRRIHGEGRLAALIGIENGHALGRDLRLLDTYHDFGARYLGLLHNGHNDLGDSAVPYPRLKDTPAEHGGLTDFGRAAVARANDLGIMVDVSHAAMTTALDAIRASRAPVIASHSSVKGVYDHTRNLSDEALTAIRDNGGVAQMVAFDAYLRPVSGERQSALRALRTEMGIKGFTDFERLSDEKREAWHTRRQKIDREWPKASVKDFADHIDYAVNLAGIDHVGIASDFNGGGGIAGWDNARDTLNVTVELVRRGYGEDQIARLWGGNLLRVMEAVEGFSRNRGGTSEGW